A single window of Pseudoalteromonas ulvae UL12 DNA harbors:
- a CDS encoding Sbal_3080 family lipoprotein, giving the protein MKAFKTALSVAAVVTLAGCAAKQDVSRFEVEVPKTVCIAEHRDVKEGVITALEEAFSKHNVQTKVITANYVLKHQAYQTDLNPIDTESCNAVAFYVANWHWDLALYMSYANIWVTDVNQEKTIAQASYRTGGGLDKFIDAKSKIIELVDSMFQQVEAQQLEKKTKQAI; this is encoded by the coding sequence ATGAAAGCATTTAAAACAGCATTATCAGTAGCGGCTGTAGTAACTTTAGCTGGTTGTGCTGCTAAGCAAGATGTATCTAGATTTGAAGTGGAAGTACCAAAAACAGTATGTATTGCAGAGCATAGAGACGTAAAGGAAGGAGTCATTACAGCTCTTGAAGAGGCTTTCTCTAAACACAATGTTCAAACCAAAGTGATAACTGCGAACTATGTACTAAAGCATCAGGCGTATCAAACCGATTTAAACCCAATTGATACAGAGAGTTGTAATGCAGTAGCCTTTTATGTGGCGAATTGGCATTGGGATTTAGCATTATACATGTCTTATGCAAACATTTGGGTGACTGATGTCAATCAGGAAAAGACGATTGCTCAGGCTAGTTACCGTACTGGCGGTGGTTTAGATAAATTTATTGATGCCAAGTCTAAAATTATTGAGTTAGTTGATTCAATGTTCCAACAGGTTGAAGCTCAACAATTAGAAAAAAAGACCAAGCAAGCGATTTAG